The DNA segment AAATCTGCCTTTTCCGAACAATGTTTAGGTCTCGCAGCTTGTCCAGGTCACAGCAAATTCGAGGAATGAATGTACACGTTTCACTTACAGCTTCAAGCTTAGGCTTGTTAGGATCTGTCATTGTGAACATATGCGCCTGGATATGCCCTCTttttggccttgttgatgttaGATTGGAAATGTCTCGGTAGTAGAATGAATCTGATGTGCAGGTAGATCGAACCGTCTGAAGAATGTGATCGAGGTACTCGCTCTCAATTTCATGTGAGGATTGAGGGTATTGGCTAAAGTGAATCTGTGGGGATTGGTAGTATTGGCTAGGGTGATTCTTTGGTTCCCTACAAAACTTAGGAGTATTAATTAAAGCCTCTGTCGTTCATTTCCCCAGATTTTGCTCACCATTCCTTTCATTATCAGTCTATGTTTGGGTCGACCTGAGCATTCCCGTCATCAAAACGCCGAAGATGTCCCCTAGTGGGACTGTTTTAATGACTTTGCCCACCTGTAAATAAAACTCCTTCAATTCTACGTCGTCATGAACGGAGGTTTGGATGTACACTTGGATGGAGGGGATATTGTGGCGTTTGGCAGCGTGGCGAATGGAGATCAGTTTTTCCGGAGATAGGGGAACAACTGACGACTGTTCTAGCCACTTCCTTATGTACGAGAAATCCCACaccatgtttgtgttgttttttttttcctcccagcTTGTACGTGACTTTCCTCCATTACTATTTCTCCAAATCATCTGATCTCTGCCAGGCCCACGTTATCCTCATTGAAGTTCATGTTTCCTTACGTTTGCTGTCTATATCACGTTATTAAATGAAATATAGATATCGATAATCGAATTGTAAGAATACTACTATTTAttggaaaaataattacaattataaccagggcttctgcttacgcaaaaaactGCGTACAgcacgcattaaaagtttggaggaccccttcaattttcgtcaatgaggtcccaggggaccccttaaaatttgggcgaagaacagatacaaaattgaaTAAGtatagtgtctgacatcgtagcccaatctagagttgtcgtctgctacaaggtgagagttacttcccctgcagtgagttttttcccttaccggtaAGAGTTCCATCATGGACAGcatggttaaaatcatcgtctcagaatcggaaagaaagagagcatcCCAAgcacagtgagcataagctcatcacagatgcttgcacagacttcatggcacagaaatctctccgtttctgactagacattacagtcatttgtgtgcctgaaaggcagttgaacaaagtagttgatttgttgattttttttcacagtgtaaagggaccccttagagttagcctgggaccccttagaaatctgaagaaggggtccctgggaccccaaagaatttagccttagcagaagccctgttataaCCATTAATACAAGGGGCCTGATGGGAGGAGGAGCCTAGCTGTGGTGGCTACTGGGGTCACCGTGACGTCAGCTGACCTCCCAGTCCACGGGAGACAACTCACGCAACCTTGAATCTCCGCTCACTGCTTCAACGATCTGCGTAAACATCTACTGTTGTTTTCGGAAGGAGTCAGGTCAATAAAATGAGTGTTTTAGTAGGTAAGAATACAGCAGCAAGAGCTTTATCTAATCACATGGGTATTCGATTTAAACCTTGTAACATTTGAGGTTAAAAGGGCGAAGCAGTTGGCTGACCAGCGACTGTAGTAGATGCGACGTAGTGTCAGAGTTTGTTTCAATGTAAGCTGGTGCACACAACCTgcaattacaaaaaatattattgcacACAAATTAACTttgataaataatgaaatattaagcGTTTCTAAGTTTTATCATTATAAATTGTGTGGCAGTCTGCGTAACACGATATCATGATTATGCAAGTACATGCAGTAAGTAAACAACATTCAACCTGTCATAGAGGTCATAGAGAGAACCTGAAATAGAGTTTATGAAGTGCATTTATCAGTCTAGAGGTGGGTTCAATGCACTATGCTTACAAGATGTGTATATTTaggtttgtgtgcatgtttacaTATATGTTTTTGTACATAATTTTCATACACCTTGCTGAAGGTGGAGGATCTGGTTTCATTGGACGACATCTGACCAAGGTCCTGAAAGATAAAGGCATGACAGTCACCATGGTATCTCGAGAAGCTGGGCCTTCACGAATCACCTGGGTGAGTGTGTGCTGTAATAGCCTGTGCACATGATGGCAGCAGTAGTTGTACCGATGGCATGTATATGTGTACGTGTGCATCTATATCAAATTTGTATATGATGTGTTTATGCTTATGTGCAGTTTTGGAAATGCTTTCTGATATTTTGACATGTTTTTACTGTCAGTTTGTCATTTACAAAGTTCTAATCAGTTATTCAGCAACAGCATACATAAATACTGTTAAAAACAATGCCTCCAGCAAAATGTTGTCAAGTGCAATAAATCTGATTTCAATGTGActactgttattttatttatctgatttAGCTATTTAATGGAGAATAACTCAGTTGCATTTCTGAAAAGGCTATTCCCACCATTGCATAGATGTTATCAAGATAATACAGCAATATAGCTAAAAGTGAATGTTAATTATGCTTAGCCATATGCTAAAAAGTTTTGACTTTATTTTGAGAATGTCAGTCTTTGAAGGCTTATGGATTGGAGGGTCATGTCCCCAGATTTTGATAGCAGTTGTATACAATACCATACatctttttttgtctatttctgcatgacagaggaagaaatttttttttttattgggagCTCATGAACTGAACAGACTAACCAATGATCTAAACCAGTCACAACATATTTTGCTTGtgtcagacttaaaaaaaaaaaaaaagaaatgtttataaataatacaataatttattgtatGTTTATGGTGTTTATTGGACAAAAGCTATCATCTGGTGGAAAAAGCTTGTGCAGATTTTTTTGATGCATTTATTTCAGTCAGATATCCAGCGCAATGGGCTGCCACATGAGTGTACTGCTGTTGTCAGCATGTCAGGGGAGAACATCTTGAACCCCATGAAAAAGTAAGTTTTCTTTCATGCTGAAGCTGAATAACTCTTTGATACTggaccttttttttcccccttaccACCTTATTAATTTGGCTATGCCTGTTATTGATTGtgatgaaaatgttaattaccAAAAAATCTTCATCTAATAATGGtcaaaagtaaaactttttttgtgcagATGGGATGACAACTTTAAGGCTGCAGTGTGGTCCAGCCGAGTAGATTGCACCAGAACACTGGCTAATGCGATCATCTCTGCAAAGAACCCACCACGTGTCTTTATCTCCTTTTCTGGTGTTGGTTAGTTGCAATGGTATTTCTGATTGTTTTCTCCTGAAAACTGAGCAGGTTCTTTATTGAACTTGGTTTAGTTTGTTTATCTGGgtgtaaatgtttgctttagCAGCTTCAAGAATTACCCACTTTTATAGAAGGAAATTtgcaaaacagaaatattatggAATGTGGACAATGTGCCATACAGCAGCAAGAACGTTGGAGACCACTAAAAACATTAGAACCTCCATGTTCTACAAAGGCCCTTAAGAACAAGATAAAATTCCAGATCACATACTATAGTTTCAGACCATACTGAGTAACAacttaatgaaattttactgcACTGTTCTGAAAACACAAGTCTATACTGTATGGTCATCCTTTTACCCATGCTTAATTGCAAGCTCATGTTTTCATGTTCCTTTAAGTATAGCTTTTGCTTACATTTAGtgattttcttatttcactAACTGATCAGTTATATGATGTTTGTCAAAgcatcatcattttttaatgaatgaatCCACTTTGCTGTTTGAATGTTGCCATTAGAtgcagaatttttatttcatcaggATTCTACAAGCCAGACCCTGTGAAGGAATATGATGAAGAGAGTCCTGGTGGGAATTTCGATTTCCTTTCAAGACTTTGCACAGAGTGGGAAGCTGCTGCTAAACTGCCTAAAGATATTGGTGTTAGACAAGTCATTCTCAGATGTGGTGAGTTTTGTGCTCTTCTGTCAAGAATCAGTCTTGTTTTGTGTGcagtttaaaagattttttttcagcttatgCTCATACTTCCTATCCTTGAGTCCCAATCATTTGTGAAGTGATGAGTTAACATTTGTGATCTAGAGTTTATAtgataatttatcattttacaCAAACCCCGTGAAGCATGCTGAGTAATTGAGTGAAGTGGAACAAACGTTTTGTTCTtgtaaaaacttaaaacattgtaaataaaattttaaacagcaATAAAGCAGTATTTTAGTAAGTAAAGATACCGCATATATTCTTTTAATGATCAGTCAGCAAGATGTATGAAATTCACCGAAAATGTCAACAGACAGGTAAATAACATGATTAGTGTTACCAGATGACAGTTTTGCAGAAAGGATTTTAGTCAGCTTAATTCGAAGCTTCACTCTGTACTGTAtagcttttaaaatgtagacatACAGTTCCATATTTTCATGAGTTATCCAGAAGGTGTGTTACAAGGGAATGTCAGAATCTAGATCTGGGTGAGCAAGCTGAATGTCACCCtacttcagcaaaaaaaaaaaaccataaacaaTTTTTGAGAAAGCATTTTTTCCAAATCCTTGAAGAAAAGGGTATTATTAGATGTCTTACTTCtggaataaataattatttttttgcatgcattttactgaaaatgttttaggtATAATTGTCCATCTATTACTGTCTCcttaaaaatcacacacacataaagggGTTAGTAGGGCCTCTAGTTAATATTGAGGGAGGTaccttacattttaaaactgcattGTATACGAGGGGAACTTAATCGTGACTTCCTAGTTTAACATCATCAGTCCTTTGTCTTAGTTATGGAAGGCATAGAGGTCAAATGAGCTATTTGATTCTTTTTACTGAATGGTTCTTGTTTTTCCACAACTCAATACTTGTGATTCTTACATCACCAGACATTCAACAACTTCAGCTTAGGATTTATTCTGACataacttttaaattatttgaattatAATTTTGGCTTCATGTTAATAATAACAGTACTTTTTTTGTGCAGGGGTTGTGTTGGGACGAGATGGAGGCATGATTAAACAGATATACTGGCCATTTTTCTTTGGTGCTGGGGGGCGCATCGGTGCAGGAACCCAGTGGTTTCCCTGGATACATGTTGCAGATGTTGCTGGAATTGTAACACATGCCATTGAAAATGATAAGGTTTCTGGTATTTTGAATGCTGTTGCTCCTCACCCAGCCACAAATGCAGAATTCACTAAAACATTTGCATCAGCATTGAGGCGGCTGGCAGTTTTTCCAATTCCAGGCTTTGTCATGAACTTTGCCTATGGTCCCGAAAGAGGAAAGGTGGTGTTGGAAGGACAAAAGGTCATTCCTAAACGTACTTTACAGTCTGGatacaagtttgtttttcctGACTTAACTTCAGCATGCAGAGACTTGACATAGACATTAATCATGAACAGCACCTGTGGAAaatatgctttttcttttttatgtgaaagaaaaatttcttgtgTGTTAAAACCCCTTCCATTTGTTACCACTTCGTAAGTACAACAATTTTTTAGCCTAGGATGCTTGTGAGTCTCTCAAAGTCATCAGAGTCACTCAATCCATCTCATCAATGAATTTAAATCCAGAACtagcaaaatataatttttaatgtttcatagaaaattttaagacttttttgttGCCATGTTGGCTGCATTTTAGGCATTGCCCATGTGTTGGTTCTGAAATGTGTTATTGAAAAGAGTCACTTGACCAGCGTCATCACTGGTTGTTCAGCAGAAGCAAAGAGAGGtgaatgttttttcttttaacctgcAAGTAATGCATCAGTATCTGTAAATATGTTACCAGACCAGAGAATGTCTTCATTAGATCTGATGAATCTGCAGTATAATTTCTGgaacataaaaattttaagatattgtgAATCTTCTGAGTGGAGCTTATGTGTTCTGTATGTTTttgctaaatgcagaaaaactgTGACCAGAAGAATTAAGGCCAGTAACtcacatttaaattatttggaAATTAAGGTTCAGACTTAGTAATCTGTTAGTTTGTAGctatttgtaaatttgtttttgataatAGAGACTGTGAGAGTGTatgaacacatgcacatgtgtgaTGTACAAGGGACGTTCCGCTTTTGCCCTGACCAGTATTTTCGCGTCCTTTCAACAAGTGCAGACTTGATAGAGTGATTCTTCAAGGTGTCTccacattttcatcatttttttccccatcctgGCTTTTCCAGGATGGAGAGGATAACATGACTAGAAACCCTATAATGTCTCCACTGAATGAAGAGACGGAGGCAGGGCATTCAAAATACtctgattttattatttgtagtaaAAGTTTGCTCCAAGATAAGCCCATGCTTCtgtatttcatttcttcatccTGAAAATGCAGTGAATGCACGTTTTATATAGAAGACATGATCTGCAATGTAGAACAATGCTAGACACTTGTCAGCGTACAAGGGCTTTTCATCTTCTAGAGGTCTGAATaagggttcccagtcacttaatccccagacacttcatccccagacacttcatccccaacgcttcatccttaaaatgaaattttaactataaaaattatgaagccggcgaaaaatttaactgaaattcaaataattatcttcatataaacatcacaataagttttacaattaaaataaatattggaatacattaataatattcaaatcttgctattaacttcaacgtcatttgaacatctacaacattagttaaagtattttaattgtaaaacttattgctTTAGTCATTGTTTGGCTGACATGACTACAGCAGGTTAGTTGCATTATTGTGCTTTGTGACTTCTTCATAActataaaaaattgtaaagcataTAAAACATCTCTTGTAAATCTAATACATTGCTTAAATTATTACTGTAACTCATGTGGAGTGTAATGTGTTCAAAAAAAGTAAGCTGTGAGATTTAGACATTAATGACTCTGCTATCCCCCTCTCCCCCTTTTCACAATCTGCCTTCTCAGTCTCTTGGTCACCTTGGTAcaatagacttttttttaaacgtttccTACTGGGGATTAAACTGATGGCTTGACTGCTTCTGTGTACTCAGCTATTTGTTTTAGTTTGCATGACTAGAAAGATTTTGTCTGTTTGGATGCACTTCTACTAGCCTTTAAAACAAGATCTGCTAGACTGCATAAGCAAAAATTGCACATATGCAAAGTTTTATAAGCTATTCAAAAGACTACAGATCCCTCTGATGTGTATTTGTAAATTTCACCTCATCTATCTTAATGTGCCTCATCTGCTTTCATTTGGGAGTTACTTTTGTCATGCAGCAGTCAGCTAAAATGCTTGTATATACTTTATTGGCATTTTTTCAGACTGCTATGTTGTGCATATGGTCTCTGGTGCCTTGTGCAGGACTATATTACAGgagaaatacaaaaaagttaaaacattgAACAAAAGAGTTTTACAGTAATACTTGCCTACCAATGTAtttgttaatgaaatatataatgtGAAGCACCAATTTTCGCGATAATACAGATAAGGCTCACTCTCCTCGCTGATCGTATGGTTCACTCGCTCGAtgttgaagttttaaaaaagttttctgcTGTAAAAGGATGTAGGGCTCGCTGCTCGAATTTaattaatataaacattttattgaatgATGAGCTTCAGTGCTATTCATTTCCTGAAGTGGGCGTGGCCCGAGAATGAGAGGGTACTTACGTATCGCATTCACAGGCTCGAGATACTCCTACTTGCCACACGagttaatgaaaaaaagaaaatcgtttTAATTCCTTTACATTAACTACAGAAGCAGTTTCTAAGCTCTtagaaaaagaagcaagaagcacaaaaggaaagaaattgtCGTCTGTCAACAAAGTGGTCTCCCGTTGAAAGGAAATGACGTCACGAACTCCTGCCACGGGTCGACGAACTTTTTTTCCCTGCTTAAATTACTTCGCACTGCCggtaagactttttttaaaaagaagcactatatataaataagaatttttaaaataatggactgtagtattaatattacaaaataaatgataaccattttaatatttttgaattaCGAGAAAGATCTTAATTATGCTTATTACACTATTTTCTGTCGCGGATGAGTATATTTTCATCGGCACAGAAGCCATCTTGGCATGAGGCTGTGTGTTATCTGCTGTTTGTTGTGCGACTGATTTTCGTCAACTAGTTTTGAAGGTACGTGATTATAATGGTCTACAAGACAGTCGGGAAATAGATCCATGCTTCATAGGGTGCGgttattgtttatttagaaGACAGGGACAGTCAGTCATTTCATTGATTTGTCTACCTTTTATTTACTGCATATATGCTAAACAGCAATTTAGAATGAAATCACAGGTAGAGCACTTGCCGGAGAAAAAGCTACATGTAGAATTTAGCATTGGTTATCATATTTCGATTAATATTTAACATATCCAGGATTTAcattgtgttttatattttgttttcttgaggCAGATGTGTTAAATGAATTGTTAAAACCACTTTACCTACCGTCTGTTACGGTGGCATAGTCATGAGAACTTTTAATTATGATTCTGGTACTTCATGTAATGTAGGTGTTGTCATTTGAGCAACTCCCATTTGCAATATATCTGGTCGTAACTTAGCCATAGAAAATACTCATTACATAATTTGCTGTTGTTATCCCCCAAAATATAATACTAATATTGTAAACCTGTTTTGCTGAGTGCTTGATTAGGCAATTTGATAAACGGAAATGACTACCTACAGGATCAAAATATACAGTCAATGATACTTAATATATTGCAGCAACAGGTTACTGTCTTGATTGTTTACCTGTTCATTGGCCTCGGCGCTTGGCATGTTCACTAGATAATTATTGAGGTGTaaattctgcttttaaaaagtagtaCATTTAATAGTTTGTTGCcattttataatattaattgCCTGTTATATATTTCATACAATGAAGGTAGCATGTACTGTGAGCATCAAAGGATTCCACACTTTGACCCACATGGTGGTGGATTAGCAAACCTTTtgagttttagtttattttgtttagtcaCTTCCTGGATATTAAGTTTTCGAAGCGTTGTTTTGTATTCTGGGTAACCGCATATGTAGATGCATATGTACATATAGGATCaagattacaaaacaaaaaaacagaaagaaaaacctaAAGGAGCCCTAAAGCTTTCAGTCCTTGAAGTTGTCTTAACAACTAGCAAGTAAAGAAGTTGGTGTGAAGTATATTTTACATGATTATATGGTGTGCATTTTGTCCTTGAAATTAAGCACTAGCATTTCAGCAGTATTAAATCATTGGtttattcatcatttttatttgctgtatttgagtttggggtttttttgggggttttttttttttttttttgcaatattgaCAATGATCATGATACCTCAAGTTTTAGATTTTCTTTTGGTTAGTTTAGATGCTTTTGTCTtagctttatttgttttctgttttgacaGAGAAATCTACATCTTACACATTTGTAATGAATTTCGGTGTAAGTTCTTTTCCTCCCTCATGTTTgctataacatttttaatatggttgtgcagttttatatatatatatcctattGTAGGCATTTAAgggtaaatgttttaaatatatattttaaatataaatagcttttctttaattttaacaaatgttcTTGTCTGCTGTTATTATACAGTGTACTTTGTAGTAATTATTTCTGACATTCTGATACTATTAGCAATGTGTGAAGGAATAgttctttactttttgttatGAATATGATTATATTTTGCAAAAGTTTTACTGagaataattattaaatattaatgaaatagttcttttattagcctttcctttatttattgtttgctaCCAGAACTGAAAGAATGCTGCAAATCTTAGACAGTGACTTCAGTAATTATTtagaattttgaatttttcgATGATGTTAATCCTCTTACTGAGAGAATAATACAAGAAAGCTTGATGGAAATTTTCTTAATGCCTTAAAATTTTGTGAGATTGCTAGTAGTTTGCAGCATACTTttaatactgattttttttaaagcctgaattattttatattatttactactggttacatacatttttatgttctttcttgGCATGTCTTGTGACAGTGGAATTGCTGGtttataaatgttatattttgacaaaacaataatttttatgcacttttttctgtgtattataGTCACATGTAATGATTAACTGCTTTTACTATTGCCTCAACTGTAAATACATAATGCAGTAATACAGGTGTAGGTTTTTGTGTAGACTTGCTTGCTTTGACAGTCTTGCACTCTTCCTTCACTCTATATAATTGTTTAGATATTTGGTTTAATTAGTCCTTTGCTCttttaagtttgtgtgtgtgagacggaaaaagtgtgttttttttttaagccatgTTAGGTAAATTCTATTTGAAAAGTTAGTATCTAACACTAACATTAAAACTTGACCAGTATGGAAAAGAAGTTGATGTGTCACAAAGGAGACTTGGaattgaattttaattttaaatgatgatttaaaaaaaaaattttgtgtgcAAAAGTCTTGTTTGTGGTCGGTTGGTTAGAAAAGTATGAAATAACCTACTTACAAGCTGGTGGTTTGGTTTATAGGTGACATTGGTCTCTTGtgccaaaacaaaaagactAGAGTGTTGATCACACTGCTCTTGACCTGCAGAGACTAATCAGCACGAACACCACCTTTAACTTATACCATGTATCTCTTCTAGGCCACGTGTGTACTTTTAATGACACATTGTAAATAGCCTGTACAACTTTTGCCCCTGAAAGGATTAAAGGGATAAATATGTCGGATGTAACTGGATCAGAATGGTATCAGCAAGAAATGGCTTTTAAAGCCTTATATACAAAGTTTTCTGATTTATGGTCCCAAAATAGGACTCTGGTATTTAAGAGAAATTCAAGACACAAGCAGATGGGTGCTGTTAATGCCTGTGGGGCACCTAATGCCCTTTCATGCCATTTACAAACTAAGAATTTTAAGGAGGGGAGAAAGCTACTTCATAGGATACTTGGGTTGTTTATCCTATATGACAGGACTGCTTCTGTAGAAGACTTTGTGCATCTGCATGCACCACACGTGGAAATGGGCAACATCCTTCCTGAACATAGCCTCTGAGTTATTGCATCGTTCCCATGCTATCAGATTCCTTTTGTCATTGCTGTCACCaggatatagccttagttgctggcatacTGTAAAACTCCAACAACAAACCATTTTTTCAGTTCATGTAACACCATGGATACAGATAACTAGATGTTGGCAATACTAATTACTATCAGTCCCTTACTTGTGGGGCTTCCAACATTAGAAATCTTGATGGGTAGATGTGGGTTGAGGATTTTCTTTGCAAACCTGAGTGTTCAGTAAGCCTTTTTGAATGCCATATAATGCTGTTGTTTATCCCTAGCTTTAATTGTTTTGATCTCTGTGTTGTGTTGACGAGTTGAGCCCTGGATCTGTGGCACATTTGTTAAGAAGGACAATTTAGCTTGTGCACAAGAAACATCAACGTTCATTACTGCTTCAGTTCTGTAAATGGGAGAAACTGGAGTGCAAATTTAATGCTAGTTGTACAATTTGGTTCTGAAGTCTTCCACAAACTGAGGTTTGTATTGTTTGCTGAGTTTAACACACCAGCCTTCTGCAGCACATCATGTAAGCTCTGTATTCTGCAGCTAAAGTGATGTCTGTTACACAGTAAAATCAGATCAAGTATGTTAAAATGTGCATAGAGGTGTTTTCTGATGTGTAACGTTAAAATGATGTTGCTGCATGAGATTAAATAATTCAGATAATTCAGCTACCAATGTTCAGTGTTACCAATGTAATGTTCACGTTCACTTAAATGCATATGTATTTGGCAAGCAAATCATTAAGTATAATTTACAGCAGTAGACCTTCCTCAGCAGCAGCATTATTGTTTGATTTAGTTTTGCAGACACACTTAAACTTGCTGAAGCTCTTTTTCCCAGAATATTTGACTGATATTGCATGCtcttatttgcttttattctttttctttttaatcatcctgtcaaaaatatattctgtttcATTTATTAAGACTGGTCATGAGTAGATATATAATTTGTGTCGCTACTTTTATGAATTGTGTGCATGCCAGTTCGAAGTGATTGACCATCCAAGTTTTTGGTGGTGGGCTGGTGGCAGGAGGGGCAGCATGCATTAATATATTATCCTTTATGAATCGGTTAAAGTGAAATGCATGCAAATGCATATCTGTTCTTGaattctgaaatatttgtcaGCTGATTAAGCCAGTCTACATAATACAGATCTCAAAATGAGCGTCAGTTCACAATTGTGCGTGAAGCCAGTATGGCTGGAAAATCTGGTGAGCTGCCTTCAGTGACCAGACTGCATTATTAGTTGTTCACTGATATAattatttctgacatttatACCAAAGCACAGTTACTTTACAGATATTAGCTTTATCCTATTTGTGATTATAACATTTATTGCATAATAAATGTAGGCATATGGCATAAGTAGTAGATTCGTAAATTTTACTCTATTGAGCGTGCCTGTATATAAGCTGCAcccacaattatttttttttttattctttactttattcacaaatacATACAACTTTTTCAATGGCCAGGTCAATTGCCttcaacttgaaagctgcatcataAGCATTTCGTCTCGGTTTTGGCTTGACGCGGGTGTGTACTTGTGAGCAaatgatctgaatgcttcaattgtatacagctttgatttaaaaatatggacagtCAACTCTGTAACAGTGTTAGCAGTTAACACTTGAACATGGAGCTCatcagaatctgaaaaatcGCTGTTTTAACCTGtacaaaatttacagaatatatattggagaaaaattattctttctctAACTAGAGGtagtataaaaaaattttaacattctTTGCACATCATTGTTTATCCAAGTATAGTTATTCATGTTAATGGTATTACATTGTAATATGTGTTCACAGAGCAGATTAATCTTTGCCCTCAGACTTGAGAGGTTGTATTTAAGCTGATTATCTTCTGGTGCTGTG comes from the Pomacea canaliculata isolate SZHN2017 linkage group LG12, ASM307304v1, whole genome shotgun sequence genome and includes:
- the LOC112553179 gene encoding epimerase family protein SDR39U1-like is translated as MSVLVGGGSGFIGRHLTKVLKDKGMTVTMVSREAGPSRITWSDIQRNGLPHECTAVVSMSGENILNPMKKWDDNFKAAVWSSRVDCTRTLANAIISAKNPPRVFISFSGVGFYKPDPVKEYDEESPGGNFDFLSRLCTEWEAAAKLPKDIGVRQVILRCGVVLGRDGGMIKQIYWPFFFGAGGRIGAGTQWFPWIHVADVAGIVTHAIENDKVSGILNAVAPHPATNAEFTKTFASALRRLAVFPIPGFVMNFAYGPERGKVVLEGQKVIPKRTLQSGYKFVFPDLTSACRDLT